A genomic region of Oncorhynchus mykiss isolate Arlee chromosome 2, USDA_OmykA_1.1, whole genome shotgun sequence contains the following coding sequences:
- the LOC118936791 gene encoding sodium/hydrogen exchanger 8-like produces the protein MSLSTGTAKPLILLIEGESLFSDGASIITFEAFKDLATDLSHFEATTFTIKLILKVFGSPLLGFIMSKIIMFWLSYIFNDGLIEITISLAMTYITFYFAEWLGMSGVIAVLIMGLLLDTVNFSPEIEVFLLR, from the exons ATGTCCCTCTCTACAGGAACAGCCAAACCCCTCATACTTCTGATAGAGGGAGAGTCATTGTTCAGTGATGGCGCCTCTATCATTACATTTGAAGCATTCAAAGACCTTGCCACTGATCTTAGTCATTTTGAAG CAACAACTTTCACCATCAAGCTGATATTGAAAGTCTTCGGGAGCCCTCTTTTAGGGTTCATCATGTCTAAAATCATTATGTTTTGGCTGTCGTACATCTTCAACGATGGACTGATTGAAATAACCATCAGCCTGGCAATGACGTACATCACATTTTACTTCG CTGAATGGCTAGGCATGTCTGGGGTCATAGCTGTCCTCATTATGGGGCTTCTCTTGGACACTGTCAACTTCAGCCCAGAAATTGAAGTGTTTCTTTTACGGTGA